ATCGCCACTACTTTTTGGCAAAAACTTGCCTATGGCGTATCCAGCCACCGCTGCGGCTGAGCCAATTATCATAAAATTTCTTCTATCCACGTTTCGCCTTTAAAGCGTTGAAATTTGAAACATCAAGCGGTTTTATCCTAGGCGAACTATCTTCAAGTAGCTTTATCGGCTCAGAAAATGGAGCGAGTTTAGCTAAGAAATTTAAGACGCTAAAGACGCTTGAGCCATAGAAAAACTGCAAATTTGGATAGTACTGCCAAAGCTGATCGATGTATGAGAGGTGCAAAAATGGCGTGTCGCCGTAGCCATCTTTATCTCTATCAAAGCTCTCATACTCATCATAGTAGTTCTTGCTCCATCTATTTAGTAGCATCTTTTCGCCTGGGGTGTCGTTTACGACGATGTCCATGTTGCCGATGAAGTCGTTGTTTTCAAAGATACTTGTGCCTTGCGTGGCGTGAAAATAGACGCCAACTACGTTGTGTAAAATTTTATTGCCTATAAAATTTATAGTTGATCCTGGCTGAAAGGGCGAGTTATCAAGCAATATGCCACGCGCATTATAGATAAGTGTGTTGTTTTCTATCGTAAAGTCAGACACGTCCTTTAGTCCGATGCCGATGCCAAAAGCGCCGTCACTATCCATAACGAGGTTATTTTTTATATTTGAGCCAGCCGAATACATAAAAAACATACCAACAGCGTTGCCGATAAATTCGTTATTTTCGACTAAATTTTGATTAGCATACATGAAGTGAAGCGAGTATCTGCTGCCAACTGCTTTGTTGCTTAGAAATTTATTGTGACTTGCGTACCATGCGACCATGTCACGGCTGTCACGGATATTGTTGTGCTCGATCAAATTTTCATGGCTATACCAAAGTCTCACCGCATCGCCTCTAAAGCCAAGGCTAGCGCCTTTTTTTGAGGTGATGTTGTTTTCAGTGATCTTTGAGCTACTGCACTCTTTAAAATCAATCCCAAAAAGCACGTCGCTTATGTCGTTTTTAGAAATTTCTACGTTATTTGCCTTGTCACAGCCTATGCCAGCGTCAAGCTCGCCAAGGTCATTGCCACTGCCACTTATTTTTAAATTTTTAAGTGTCACATTTGAAGCGATGATCTTTATAACGCTGCCTTTGCCACTCCCCTTTATATGGGCGTTTTTGCCCTCACCGATGATGCTAAGAGGTTTATTTATCGTTATACCACCTTCATAAACAGCGTCCCCTAGCTTTATCACATCGCCAGGGCTAGCGTTATTTATCGCATCTTGAAGGACGTTTGCAAAGCCAAAAAGTGGCAAAAAAGCAAGGGCAAATTTAGAAAATTTACGCATTTAGCTCTTTTTTCTTTGAAAAGACCGCAAGTATGCAAAGCACGCTCATCACCATCATCACCCAAAAGCCGATGGTCGGATAAGAGTGAGTTGTAAAGTGTGCCACGCTACCATCGCCTAAAACGGTTGGCATAAATGGCTTGATCTTAAAGGCACCCCACTCTTGCATGTTGTGTCCATACCAATATAGCCAGCCCACAAATGCGCTCATAAATAGCACAGGTGCGATGATGGTTGGCACCATGAGAAGCGAGTTAAATTTACCGTCATAGTATAAAAATGCAAGCATGCAAAGTGTGGCGATAAGTAGATAATAAGGTGCGATGGCTCGCTCGACATTGCCGCCATGCTCCATAGGATACATGCCGATGTAGTGGTTTATCGTATTCATCTCGTGCACGTCGCCACTATATCCATCTACGTGAAAATATACTGGGATGCCATCTGGAAAGGCTGCCTTTGGATAGTTTGGCGCTTCAAGAGATACATACCAGATAGGAAGAGATGGCGTGCCGATCTCTGCTTTTTGCTCAATCATCTTATGAAGATCACTTGCTACCTCTTTTGGCAAAAGGTGGTTTTTATACTGAAATGAGCTATAAAGATCGTAGATAGTGTAGCTATAAGATGGTAGCTCGTCGCCGTTAGCTATACGCTCTTTAGCTCCATGCCAGCCAAGAACTGGTAGAGTAAAACAAACGCTCATGATGATAAGTGCAACAATGGTATAAATTTTATATTTACTCATAATCTCTCCTTTAAATTTTAAAATTTAGCCTAGCAAAAGTTAAATTTTAAAATTTAAAAGGGGCAAAAATGCCCCTTAAAACTACATACCTGCGTTTTCGTCTATCCATTTTAGATACTCGATGATATTTTTGATCTCTTCGTCACTCATATGCTGATTTGGCATTCTAAGTTTAAAGAAGTCAATCATCGCTTTAACGTAGTCATCGTTATAGAATTTAGCAGGATCTTTTATGAAGTCTGCTACCCATTTTTCGCCATTTTCATGTCTTAGTAAGACGCCAGTTAGGTCTGGACCTGAGCTTACTTGACCGATAACGTGGCAACCATTACATCCGCCTTTTAGATAAGCCTCTTCACCTTTTGCAGCAGCTGGGCTCATCGGAGTTGCGATCTCTTTAGCTAGGTTATTTTTAGCTCTTAGACCAACGTCAGCAGTTTTTACCATGTATTGCCATACTTGGTACTCCCAAAGGATAGCGCCATTTACGTCGCCTTTTTTGTAAGCTTCGTCAGCTTTAGCTTTTACCTCTTTGATGTGACCGTATTGATCAAGTGCGTCATCAACCAAAGCTTTTACTTTTGGATATTTCTCATAATGTTTCTCTTTTAGGTATTTAACAACCTCTTGGATAACATCATCAGTTGCTTTGTTAGTTGCGATTACTTTGTCGTACTCGGCTTTTAGAGCTTCTGGGCTTAGAGTTTTTAGCTTGCTATTTTTTGCAGATTCATATTTTTTATTTGGATCTTTAACAAGCAAATAACCCATCATCTCAAGGTGAAGTGCTGAACAAAACTCGGTGCAGTAATATGGGAAGACACCTTCCATATCAGCTACGAAATTTACTGAAGCAGTTTTGCCAGGCTCAAGTGAAGCGTGGATGTTGTAAAGGTCGATGCCAAAGCCGTGAGTCTCGTCTTGAGCGCGCTCTAGGTTTGTTAGGTGAATTGTTACATTATCGCCTTTATTTACCTCGATGTGCTCTGGGTTGATGTGACTTCTGATCATTGTTGCATAGACAGTTACGTTTTTGCCGTTTCTCTCAACTCTTTCTTGACCAGCTAGTGTTGCAAATGGGCTTGCCTCGCCTGTTCTTGAGTTTGTACCCATGTTGTAAGTAAGCGCTGGAGTTAGCTTGCTAGCAGCTATTGAAACAACGTCGTGTGGCTCACCAAGTGGGATTGGCATATCGTAGATTAGCTCCATTTTTGGACCATTGATGTCGATTAGCTGGTGGTTTTGTGGATGGAGTGGGCCAACTGGGTTGAAGCGATCGATTGAAAGTTTATCAAGTGCGATTGCGTATTTGCCAACTGGTTTTGCTGATTTGCCCTCCATTGTGTCAAGGTGACCGATGTTGTAATGAACATTTACTTTATCAAGCACTTTTAAATTTTTGTAGTCCCATTTTACGATTTGACTATCAACGTAAAGTGAAGTATAGACTACACCATCTTGTGAATCAAATGATGTATGCAGTGGTCCAAGGCCAAGTTCGACTTGTCCGTGCATTGTCTTTTCTCTATCTAAGATAGGTATGCCGTATGGGTCAGTGCCAGCGTACTCTTTTTTGTCGATTAGCTCTTTGATCTTTTTAAAGTCATAAACTGATGCGTGAGTATCAAGCTTACCACCAACGATGATGTATCTGCCATCTGGTGTTACGTCACAACCGTGTGGGCTCTTTGACTCTGGGATCAAGAATAGTGCTCCAGCTTTTACAGCAGCTTCTATTGTAACTACCCTGTGACCATTTACAACTTTGTAGTTTTTCTTATCCTGTGCAAGTTTTTCTAAAATTTGCCAGTTATAAACGTGCAAGAAGTCGGTGTCATTTCTACTAGCACCTGCCTCAAATGGAGGAAGACCTTTTTCGATACCACCTGTATACATCTCGCTATTTATTGAGTTTGTAAAGCCCCAGCCGTAGCTCTCGCCCTTACCAGCGTCGCTTAGGTCTTGCCAGTATGGAGGAAGCTCAAGTGAGAAAGATGCTTTCTCGTCGATCTTGCCTTTTGGATAGTCAAATTTCCAAAATGTCACAGCGCCTCTATAGACAGCTTCGTAGTCGTCCATTGAGTGATAGTTATCATCAAGTGGAGCTGCGTACTGGCTAGCTTCGATGACGTACTCGCTGTTTGGAGTGATGAAGCTACCGCCGTGCTCACTCTTCATGATAGGGTTTACGACCATTTGAGTTGTCTCAAAGTCTTTTAAATTTATAACAGCGATCCTTGGGTTTGCCTTGTCGTTGATAAATAGATAATCACCAACATACTCACCATTTTTCTCAGTGAAATTTGGGTGGTGCGTATCGCCCCAAGTTATCTCTTTGCCCCTGATGTTGCCTTGTTTTAAAACAGCTTTTGACTCATCGTCATAGCCATATCCTTGCCAAGGCTCTGGGGTGAAAACGCCGATGTATTTGTAAATTCTCATCGACGGAACGCCATAAACTAGCACTTGACCACTCTGCCCGCCAGATGAAAAGACGATGAAATCATCTTTTTTACCGCTTGGCTGGTAAGTCTTAGCAGCTGCAAGGACATCTTTTTCGCTTAGCCCGCGCTCTTTCATGACTTTTTCAAGGTCACTACTAGCAGCACAAGCAGCAGTTAAAGATAGCCCAAGCAGTGCAGCACTTGCGACACAAAATAACTTTTGCATTTACTCTCCTTTTTAAAATGAATTTATCTCTAAACTCTTTGTCTTATTGCCTAGATCCACGCCAACAAGCACGTTTTTATCTATAAAAATTTCTTTTATCTCGCCACTAAAAAGCTCTTTTTTGCCCTTTAGCTTAAAGCTTTTGTCAAATTTATAGATCACTCCGTCCTCGCTAGCTACCAAAACCTCATCTCCCGCACAAGCAAGAGCTGAAATTTTAGATCTTAAAACTTGCTTTTTAGCTCCACTTTTAAGATCTAAAATTTCTCCATTTTTAAAGCCTATGAAAATTTCATCATCACTAAATTTACAAGCACTTATCGGCGCAAAACCAACGTTTTTTTGC
This genomic stretch from Campylobacter concisus harbors:
- the nosD gene encoding nitrous oxide reductase family maturation protein NosD, whose amino-acid sequence is MRKFSKFALAFLPLFGFANVLQDAINNASPGDVIKLGDAVYEGGITINKPLSIIGEGKNAHIKGSGKGSVIKIIASNVTLKNLKISGSGNDLGELDAGIGCDKANNVEISKNDISDVLFGIDFKECSSSKITENNITSKKGASLGFRGDAVRLWYSHENLIEHNNIRDSRDMVAWYASHNKFLSNKAVGSRYSLHFMYANQNLVENNEFIGNAVGMFFMYSAGSNIKNNLVMDSDGAFGIGIGLKDVSDFTIENNTLIYNARGILLDNSPFQPGSTINFIGNKILHNVVGVYFHATQGTSIFENNDFIGNMDIVVNDTPGEKMLLNRWSKNYYDEYESFDRDKDGYGDTPFLHLSYIDQLWQYYPNLQFFYGSSVFSVLNFLAKLAPFSEPIKLLEDSSPRIKPLDVSNFNALKAKRG
- the nosZ gene encoding Sec-dependent nitrous-oxide reductase; the protein is MQKLFCVASAALLGLSLTAACAASSDLEKVMKERGLSEKDVLAAAKTYQPSGKKDDFIVFSSGGQSGQVLVYGVPSMRIYKYIGVFTPEPWQGYGYDDESKAVLKQGNIRGKEITWGDTHHPNFTEKNGEYVGDYLFINDKANPRIAVINLKDFETTQMVVNPIMKSEHGGSFITPNSEYVIEASQYAAPLDDNYHSMDDYEAVYRGAVTFWKFDYPKGKIDEKASFSLELPPYWQDLSDAGKGESYGWGFTNSINSEMYTGGIEKGLPPFEAGASRNDTDFLHVYNWQILEKLAQDKKNYKVVNGHRVVTIEAAVKAGALFLIPESKSPHGCDVTPDGRYIIVGGKLDTHASVYDFKKIKELIDKKEYAGTDPYGIPILDREKTMHGQVELGLGPLHTSFDSQDGVVYTSLYVDSQIVKWDYKNLKVLDKVNVHYNIGHLDTMEGKSAKPVGKYAIALDKLSIDRFNPVGPLHPQNHQLIDINGPKMELIYDMPIPLGEPHDVVSIAASKLTPALTYNMGTNSRTGEASPFATLAGQERVERNGKNVTVYATMIRSHINPEHIEVNKGDNVTIHLTNLERAQDETHGFGIDLYNIHASLEPGKTASVNFVADMEGVFPYYCTEFCSALHLEMMGYLLVKDPNKKYESAKNSKLKTLSPEALKAEYDKVIATNKATDDVIQEVVKYLKEKHYEKYPKVKALVDDALDQYGHIKEVKAKADEAYKKGDVNGAILWEYQVWQYMVKTADVGLRAKNNLAKEIATPMSPAAAKGEEAYLKGGCNGCHVIGQVSSGPDLTGVLLRHENGEKWVADFIKDPAKFYNDDYVKAMIDFFKLRMPNQHMSDEEIKNIIEYLKWIDENAGM